Sequence from the Deltaproteobacteria bacterium genome:
AGCTCCGAGTGCCATGTGGCCATGCTCAGATGCGCCCCCGCCTTGTCGGGGTCCAGCCGGAGCGCCTTGTCGATGGCTTTCCGCACCTTCCGGGCGTATCCGCCCGCCACGGCCTTGACGAATCCGATGGCGCGCGCGTACCGGCCCATGGCATGGGCCAGTTGGATGTGCGCTTCCGGATTGCGCGGGTTGAGCCGGATGGCCCGCTTGGCCAACCGGATCGCGCGCTTGTAGAGCGGCTCCTTCACGCGCGTGTCGGGGGAGAGATGACCGTGCATCACCACGGCCAGCGCGGCCAATGCGTAACCCTCGGAAGTTTGAAGCTTTTCAGCGAGTTCGGCGGCGGCCGCAAAGCGGCCCTCGGCATAGGCCGCGTCCGCCTGTTCCATCGATTGCGCGGAGGCCGCGCACGCCAGCAGGAGCGCCCAAGCGAGACTCAGGAAAACCGGCAAGACGGTCTTGATCACCGAGTGGATCTGGGAACCCGGTCGGAGACTGTGGGGCTCAATTCTCATGCTTTGCTTCAATGATGAGAAGACAACCAACTAAATTATAGGGCAAATGAAAGAAGAGTGCAACAAGGAATTTTCATCGTTGCGCTCGCGTTTGGGGAGAAGGAACGGTCGGCCTGAACGGCTAGACCATGATGCGCCTCAAGAAGAGAGGCCGCGGAAAGGACGCATGTTGGCGAGGAGCGGTCTTGAGAGCGGGGTCGAGACTGCCGGCTTCCACCACGGTCGCCGACAGTCTCGATCCCCATCCCGTGTGCTCCTTGGAACCTACTGGAGGGTCTTTGTGCCCGGACTCGTGATGCGCGGGTGGCGGGTCCGGGTTTTCTTGAGCTCGAACATCAGGACGCGCTTCTGAAGCGGATCGAATCGGATTCGCAGCGTGCGGCCGCCGACGTCCACGTCCGCTACGCCCTCCTCGCCGTCGTCGAGCTTGTGCAGGGCCGAGAGCACCGACAGGCCCACCAGCGAGGCGTCCACCTCGACCCACTTTTTCGGAACTTCGCGGCCTCCGTCCACCGGTCTCAGATGTCGTCTTGTCTCACGTGGCATTGCTTCCCTTTCTTGATCCTGGAAGTCGCGTCATGACTGCGCTTGACGGGAAGTTATCAATTGACTACTATGATGTCAAGCTTTTTTTCAACTGAGAACTATATACACCATGCCGAGGAAAAAGACAAGACTTCCCAAGACCGCCCTCGCCCGCCGCCTGACGCTCGCCATGTCGGAACGCGACCCCATGGACATAGCGCGGCGCGCGGGCATCTCCAAGACCGCCGTCTACAACTACATGGCCGGCGACCGGGCGCCGCAGTCCGCCATCCTGCACCGGTTGGCTTCGGTGTGCGGGGTGTCGCTGGAATGGCTGCTGGCCACCAACGACCAGGTCCGCGACGTGTCCGGGCACGTGCCCGACGACCTTCCCGTCGTGGGGCGGGCCGGCGCGGGCCGGGGCGAGTTCTCCGAGGACGGCTTCCCCGTGGGCGAGGGATGGCGGCGGGTGTCGCGCCCCTACGACCTCAAGGACGCCAACGCCTTCGGAGTCGAGGTGCGCGGCCACTCCATGAGCCCGCGCTATGAAGACCGGGAAATCGTGGTATGCTCGCCCGACAAGGAGTGGCACTCCGGCGACTACTGCGTTGTCAAGACCGTGGGCGGCGAGTACCTGATCAAGCGGATCAAGCGGGAGAACGGCAACCTGGTCCTCATCAGCATCGCCCACGGCTACGATCCCATCATCATGCCGCTGTCCGAGATCGCTGGCATCTACCGCATCGTCTGGAAGAAGGAAAGATAGGTAGGAAAGAGGGAGACCCCATGGGAGACTACACCGAGATCCTTTACGAGAAACGCGGCGCCGCGGGGTTGATCACGCTCAACCGGCCGCAGGTGATGAACGCCATCAGCCCGACGGTGCAGGACGAGATGTCGGCGGCCCTGGACGACGCCGTGGATGACCCCGAGGTGCGCGCCATCATCATTACCGGCGCCGGCCGCGCCTTCTCCGCGGGCATGGACCAGGGTCCCAAGCCCGGCCGCCGGCGCGACCTGCAGTGGCCCTACGGCGTCCCCACGGGCCAGTCCGCCTCCGACTGGATCGACTCCTGGCGCGGTCGCGAGGGCAACCACTTCCTGCGCCTGTGGGAGCTGGACAAGCCGGTCATCGGCGCCATCAACGGCTGGGCCATGGGCGCGGGCTCGTGGCTGGCGCTGTGCACGCACATCACCATCGCCTCCGAACAGGCCGTCTTCGCCCAGCCCGAGGTACGCCACGGCTCCAACACGAGCTTCCTCTGGACCATGCTCGCCGGCGTCAAGAACTCGCTGCGCTACGGCCTGGTGGGCGACCACATCGACGCCCAGGAGGCCCTGCGCATCGGCCTCGTCATCAAGGTGGTGCCGCACGAACGGCTGCTGGACGAATGCTTGGAGCTGGCGGAGCGCATCGCCCTGGTGCCGCCCGAGACGGTCAAGATCAACCTCGCCATCGCCACCCTGGGCATGGAGATGATGGGGCTGCGCGACGCCCTCATGCTCGATTCGCAGCTCTCGGCCCCGGCCCACGTGATGCTGCGCGAGGAACACCGGCGCCCGCTGAACGAGGCGCGCGAGAAGAACATCCGCGAGTACCTGCAACTGCGCGACGGCCCGTTCCAGCCAGAGCCCTTCGGCCCGCGGTCGAAGCCCAGGGATTAGTGCAAGGAGACACCCCATGTCCGCGTACCAGAACCTTCTCTACGAGAAACAGCGCAACGGCGCGCTCATCACCCTCAACCGCCCGGACCGGCGCAACGCCCTGAGCGAGGCGCTGCTGGCGGAGCTCGACACGGCCCTGGCCGAGGCCAAGGACGACCCCGAGGTGCGGGGCGTGATCCTCACCGGCGCGGGCGACTGCTTCTCCAGCGGCGAGGACATGTCCGGGGACGGCGTCCTGGATACCGTATGGCCCCAGGCCCTGCCCGAGGGCGTGCCGCTCTACAAGGAGTTCGACGAGGTCCGCGACAAGGACCGCGAGGAGATCCTGCGCCGGCGCCTGTACCGCTGGGAGTACCCCAAGCCCATCATCGGCGCGGTCAACGGCTGGTGCCTGGGCACCGCCTCGTGGCTCGCCCTCACCTGCCACCTGACCGTGGCCGCGGACGACGCGGTCTTCGGCCAGCCCCAGGTGCGCCATGCCTCCGGCACCGACTTCATCTGGGTGCTGCTGGCCGGTCCCAAGAACGCCCTGCGCTACGCCCTCACCGGCGACCACGTCGACGCCGCCGAGGCCCTGCGCATCGGCCTGGTGAACAAGGTCGTGCCACGGGACGACCTGCTTGAGGAATGCTTCCGCATGGTCGAGCGCGTGGCCCTGGTGCCGCCCGAGACCGTCAAGATCAACCTCGCCATCGCCACCCAGGGGCTGGAGATGATGGGCCTCCACAAGGCCTGGCTCCTCAACTCCGAACTGAGCGCCATGGCCCGCCTCTCCAAGCGCGAGGAGTTCAACAAGCGCCTGGAAGACGCCCGCAAGCAAGGCGGCCTGCGCGCCTTCTTCGAAGCCCGCGACAAGCCGTTCCGCCCGGAGCCCTTCGGGCCGTTTTCAAAAGGGGATTAACGGGCGACCCGTTGACTCACGTTTACAATAGGCGATACTCAGAGGGAGCGGGAGAAACGTCATATTGGCCTTGGCAAGGAAACATAAGGACCCACTGCGTGCGGGGTTTTACACCGTAAGGGAAGCAGCGCGGCTCCTCAGGATTGACAATCAGCACCGGATTTACAGGTGGGTGCGCCAAGCCGACGGTCATTTGCCCTCGGTAATCGAGCGCGATCATCAACCGCTGGCGAAGTTTCAGGAACTGAGCTTTTGGGATCTCATTGAGGTTCGGTTCGTTGAGCATTTTCGACGCCAAAAGATCAGCCTCCAGTATCTCCGGAAGGTGGCGGAAAAGGCCCGCCTCGAGCTTCGGACGCAGCATCCCTTTGCACTCTCGAACGCAGAGTTTCTCACGGACCGCAAGAGAATTTTTGAAAAGGTCGCAGAGGAGGATGGGGATGCGCGGATTTGGGAACTTCTGACCGGCCAGTACGAGATGTACGCAACCATCGAGAATGTGCTGGCCAAGGGGATCACCTTTAGTCCACAGACGTATTTGGCCGAAGAATGGCGTCCCCTGGAGACGTGTCCCCATGTAGTGGTGAACCCGCAGTACGACTACGGACGCCCCGTCATTGGAGATACGCACGTACCGACCGCCGCTGTATTCCGTCAGTGGAAAGCCGAGAATGGAGATCTGGCGCGCGTAGCGAATTGGTGGGGCATCAACGAAGATGAGGTTCGTGAAGCCGTAGAATTTGAAGTTGGGATGGCGGCTTGAGGATAAGGGCTGACGAACATATCTCAGTGAAAATCGTACGCAGCATCAAGGACATCTGTGGCCAAGGGCAATTTGGCGATATTGAACTGTCAAGCGTCTACGACGAACACCATCAAGGATCCTCGGACGAATACTGGATCACAGAATTCGCCAATAAGGACGGTAACGCCATTCTAACAGCGGATACCGACTTCTTCCGGAAACCGAATCAGATCGTCGCCATCCACCAGACCCGCTTGACCGTATTTCACCTGCCGCCTCGGTGGGCAAATGCGCAAGCCCATCTTCAAGCAGCCCATCTCCTGATATGGTGGCCGAGAATCGTGGCTACGCTACGTGAAGACAAGCGGGGTGAGGTGTGGACGGTTCCCTGGAACATAAAGGACAGCGGGGAACTCAAGCAAAGGAAGATCGACTACCAAGAAGCCTATAAGAAATTGGGGCGATCAAGACGCCGCTAGCTGGACCAACCATCTGTCGTTTCTCTCATCTGTATTTACTTAATCGCCTCCATCTCCTCCAGCGCAGCGATTTGCTCTTCGCTCAAGCCCAGCACCTCGCCCAGGACGTAGGCGTTGTGGGCGCCGATCCAGGGGGCGGGGAGGGCGGCGCTGGCCTTGGAGCGGGAGGGGATGCCGGGGAGGCCGTGGTGGGCGACGCGGCCCCAGGGGGGTTCGTCGATGTCGACGATGTGGCCGCGCTCGCGCAGGTGGAGGTCGTAGTAGAGGTCCTCGCCGGACATGGGGATGCCGGCGGCGACGCCGGCTTCCTGGAGGCGGCGGAAGGCTTGGCGGGCGGTCTGGGTGCGGGTCCAGCCGGTCAGCTTCTCGTCAAGTTCGTCGCGGTGCCGGCGGCGCCCTTCCCTGGCCGCGAAGCGCGCGTCTTCGGCCCATGAGCCGGCGCCGATGACCTCGACCATGGCCCGCCACTCGTCGTCGGTCTCGCACGCGATGATGATCCAGTCGTCGTTGCCGGCGCAGGGGTAGCAGCCGTAGGGGGCGTAGGGGTCGCCCAGGATTTCCCGGTAGCCCAGGGTGTCCCACTCGTTGCCGTTGACCGTGTAGTCGAGGATGGCGGGGCCCAGCATGGCGCCCTGGGCTTCGAGCATCGAGGCCTCGATGAACTGCCCTTCCCCGGTGCGCTCCTGGTGCTCCACCGCCGCTATCACGCCCAGGGTCATGGTGATGGCGCCGACGCGGTCTGGCCAGGCGATCTTGCAGCGCGCGCGCATGGGCGACTCGGGGTAGCCCCACAGGCGCATGAGGCCGGTGTAGGCCAGGAGTTGCCAGCCCCAGGCCACCCAGGAGCGCAGCGGCCCTTCCCTGCCCCAGCCGGGCATGGACACCTGGATGATGCCGGGGTTCACCTTGCGCAAGGACTCGTAGTCGAAGCCGAGCCGCTCCATGACCCCTACGCTGAAGTTCTCCACCACCAACTGGGACCGCTCCACAAGACGCCGGAACAGCTCCTTGCCCTGGTCATGACGCAGGTTCAGGGTGACGCCCAGCTTGGCCCGGTTCATGTCGGCGTGGATGGCGGCGCGCCGGCCCCGGGCGGCCACGGTGTTGGACTCGATCTTGAGGACCTCCACGCCGTAGTAGCCGAGGATTTCGGTGCCGAGGGGTCCGGCGAACTGCTGCGTCAGGTCGGCCATGCGGAGCCCCGACATCATGCCGTCGCCCGGGTCCGCTTCCGGTTGCGACGGTACCGTGCACGGTTCTCTGCCCTGCTCCAGCTCGGCCAGCACCTCGTCGCGGTGCTGGTCCAGCAGCGGCGCCGGCCGGCGCACCCGCATGGGCGTCCCGGAGAGTCGCATGGGGAAGCCCGGCGCCCGGTAGCGGCCGATGACGGGGTGCTCCATCTCCTGCATCCAGCCGCGGGCGGCCAACTGTTCCCCGTCCACGAACTGCCCCACGGTGTTGAGCGGGGCGGCGGAAAGATGCCGCCGCTGCGCTTCGGCCACGAACTCGTCGGCGGTGAAGCCGCTGATGAACTCCGCCGCCACGGCGGAGGCTTCGTCGCTCCGGGAGTCGCGGTAGTTCATGTCCTCCCATTGCGGCTCGGACAGAATCGTCCCCGTCATCCAGTTCTGGGTGAACTCGCGCCACATGTGGGGCAAGTTGGCGGTGAAATGAACGTAGCGGCCGTCCTTGCAGCGGTAGATGTTGGTCACCGAGCCGCCGTAGGTCTTCGCCCCGGGCCGGCGCCCCATGCGGTTCTCCAGGGTGTAGCGCGCGATGGAGCTGCTGTTGGTGAAGGTCAACGCCTCCTGCAGCGACACGTCCAGACGCTGGCCTGCGCCGCTGCGCCGCCGGTGCCGCACCCCGGCCACCGCCAGCGTCGCGGCCACGCAGCCGGCCACCTGGTAGGCCGAGTGGGAGGGCGCCGTGCACGGCCCGCGCTGGTCATCCCCCTGGCCGTAGAGAAAGCCGCCGGCGCCGTTGGTGATGGCGTCGCTGGTCTTGTAGTGCCGGTACGGACCGGTGCGGCCGAAGGGCGTCATGGACACCGTCACGAGCGCGGAGCAGTTCTCCTCCAGCCACGCGTCGGTGTATCCCCAGGACTCCAGCCGGCCCAGCGGAGTGGCCTCGACGAAAACGTCCGAGGACAGCAGCAGCCTGGTGAACGTGTCGCGGTCGCCTTCGGCGGAGAGGTCCAGCACCAGGCTGCGCTTGTTGGTGTTGGCGTGGATGGAGGTCAGGCTGCGCTCGGCGTCCTCGATGCCTCCGGCAAAGGGCGGGAGCCTCCGTTCGGGCGCGCCGCCCGGCGGCTCCACCTTGATGACGTCCGCGCCGAGATCTGCCAGCAGCCGGCCCGCGTAGGCCGCGGGCACGTCTCCCAGCTCCACCACGCGCAGGTGCGCGAGCGCGGCGGGCGCCTCCGGGGCGTTGTCTCGATCCGCCATGACGGTGCGGCGAACCCTCGGCTACACCCGCGGCTCAAGTATCTCGAACCCGTCGAGTCGGTCGATCAAGTACAGGAGCCCGTCGTCGTCCTGGAAGACGTCGTTGCTCTGGACGGCGTTCTGCCCCTTGCCGGGCTCGGGCACGTAGTAGCCCACCTCCTTGGGTTGGTAGGGATTGGACACGTCCACCGCGCGCAGGCCGCCGCTGAACCAAGTGACGTAGAGCACGTTGCCGTGGACCTGCTCGTTGGGCTGGTGCGCGCCGTAGCGGTCGGCGGGCTCCTCGTCGAGATCCGGCATGAACGTGGAGATGGGCACGGGGTGTTTCTCGTCGGAGATGTCCACCACCCACATGAAGGCGTAGGGCAGCGGCGCCGCCTTCTGGGCTTCCTCGTCCACCACCACCAGGATCTCCCGGCCCATGAGCTTCTCCGGCATGGGCAGGGTGGTGTGCGTGGGCGACGGGTAGGGAGGGCTCGTGTCGAGATGGCTCACCAGCGTGGGCTTGCTCATGTCGGAGATGTCGAGGATCACGAAGCCGCCGTGCCAGTAGCTCACGTAGAGGCGGTCGCCCCGGCGGATGGGGTGATGGCAGCGGTGCATGGTACCCGGCCAGGTGGGTTCCTCGCCGCCTGCGACCCACTGGCCCGGCATCCACCAGCGGCCTACCTCTTGCGGGTTGGCCGGGTCCGCCAAATCCAGGATCATGCAGATGTTGCCCACGTATCCCTCCGGAACGGGCGAGAAGTAGGCGTAGCGCCCGTCGAAGGTGAAGCGGTGCACGCCCTTGGCCGACGCCTTGAAGAACGACACCTCGCGGGGTTTGGCCGGATCCGACACGTCGAAGACCTTGAGGCCTCCCTGGGCGTCCTGGTTGTTCTCGTAGCGCTCGTAGTTGACGATCATCACACCGTCGCTCACCGCGGCCTTGTGCGAATGGATCCCCGGAGGCACCTCGAGCTGGGCGACGAGCCTGGGATTCTTGGGGTCGCGCACGTCGATGACGGACGTGCCGTAGGGCGGGTCCATGTGGCCC
This genomic interval carries:
- a CDS encoding helix-turn-helix domain-containing protein; translation: MPRKKTRLPKTALARRLTLAMSERDPMDIARRAGISKTAVYNYMAGDRAPQSAILHRLASVCGVSLEWLLATNDQVRDVSGHVPDDLPVVGRAGAGRGEFSEDGFPVGEGWRRVSRPYDLKDANAFGVEVRGHSMSPRYEDREIVVCSPDKEWHSGDYCVVKTVGGEYLIKRIKRENGNLVLISIAHGYDPIIMPLSEIAGIYRIVWKKER
- a CDS encoding enoyl-CoA hydratase/isomerase family protein, which translates into the protein MGDYTEILYEKRGAAGLITLNRPQVMNAISPTVQDEMSAALDDAVDDPEVRAIIITGAGRAFSAGMDQGPKPGRRRDLQWPYGVPTGQSASDWIDSWRGREGNHFLRLWELDKPVIGAINGWAMGAGSWLALCTHITIASEQAVFAQPEVRHGSNTSFLWTMLAGVKNSLRYGLVGDHIDAQEALRIGLVIKVVPHERLLDECLELAERIALVPPETVKINLAIATLGMEMMGLRDALMLDSQLSAPAHVMLREEHRRPLNEAREKNIREYLQLRDGPFQPEPFGPRSKPRD
- a CDS encoding enoyl-CoA hydratase/isomerase family protein: MSAYQNLLYEKQRNGALITLNRPDRRNALSEALLAELDTALAEAKDDPEVRGVILTGAGDCFSSGEDMSGDGVLDTVWPQALPEGVPLYKEFDEVRDKDREEILRRRLYRWEYPKPIIGAVNGWCLGTASWLALTCHLTVAADDAVFGQPQVRHASGTDFIWVLLAGPKNALRYALTGDHVDAAEALRIGLVNKVVPRDDLLEECFRMVERVALVPPETVKINLAIATQGLEMMGLHKAWLLNSELSAMARLSKREEFNKRLEDARKQGGLRAFFEARDKPFRPEPFGPFSKGD
- a CDS encoding CoA transferase codes for the protein MADRDNAPEAPAALAHLRVVELGDVPAAYAGRLLADLGADVIKVEPPGGAPERRLPPFAGGIEDAERSLTSIHANTNKRSLVLDLSAEGDRDTFTRLLLSSDVFVEATPLGRLESWGYTDAWLEENCSALVTVSMTPFGRTGPYRHYKTSDAITNGAGGFLYGQGDDQRGPCTAPSHSAYQVAGCVAATLAVAGVRHRRRSGAGQRLDVSLQEALTFTNSSSIARYTLENRMGRRPGAKTYGGSVTNIYRCKDGRYVHFTANLPHMWREFTQNWMTGTILSEPQWEDMNYRDSRSDEASAVAAEFISGFTADEFVAEAQRRHLSAAPLNTVGQFVDGEQLAARGWMQEMEHPVIGRYRAPGFPMRLSGTPMRVRRPAPLLDQHRDEVLAELEQGREPCTVPSQPEADPGDGMMSGLRMADLTQQFAGPLGTEILGYYGVEVLKIESNTVAARGRRAAIHADMNRAKLGVTLNLRHDQGKELFRRLVERSQLVVENFSVGVMERLGFDYESLRKVNPGIIQVSMPGWGREGPLRSWVAWGWQLLAYTGLMRLWGYPESPMRARCKIAWPDRVGAITMTLGVIAAVEHQERTGEGQFIEASMLEAQGAMLGPAILDYTVNGNEWDTLGYREILGDPYAPYGCYPCAGNDDWIIIACETDDEWRAMVEVIGAGSWAEDARFAAREGRRRHRDELDEKLTGWTRTQTARQAFRRLQEAGVAAGIPMSGEDLYYDLHLRERGHIVDIDEPPWGRVAHHGLPGIPSRSKASAALPAPWIGAHNAYVLGEVLGLSEEQIAALEEMEAIK